The following are encoded in a window of Phoenix dactylifera cultivar Barhee BC4 unplaced genomic scaffold, palm_55x_up_171113_PBpolish2nd_filt_p 000829F, whole genome shotgun sequence genomic DNA:
- the LOC120107335 gene encoding uncharacterized protein LOC120107335, with product MTVAQYATKFEEMSRYAPTLISEDSDRARKFENGLRGRIQQVTAFELSSYKDVVNKALVIEKGLDNAQAAREKNMKKKFRPTDSPSQNSRSFKSKDQRWNQVVTRDKGQARGAIRCYKCGGPHLKRDCTWVGGTCFSCGQEGHKAIVCPNGKEPQRRQASQSSQRAPINRAPQEGQQQEGGQQRPRTQGRVYALTEQDAKTSNSVVTGMIRLLSYDVNILFDSGATHSFISANFVRKNNEISPVLLEFDLCVSMSSGDVILVNSVCKNCILDIKDRKMNADLPVLEMNDFDLILGMDWLVAYHATVDCFEKAIKFQISGQPVFGLVGSKSPHRIKLISSLQAKKLLAKDELPELPPDRKIEFSIDLITGTGPISKAPYRMAPAELKELKEQLQELLDKGFFRPSVSPWGVLVLFVKSKDGSLRLCIDYRELNRVTIRNKYPLPRIDDLFDQLQGAQVFSKIDLRFGYHQLKIKAEDVPKTAFRTRYGHYEFLVMPFGLTNAPAAFMDLMNRIFKPYLDQFVVVFIDDILAHSKSSQEHEEHLRIVLQTLREKKLYAKLSKCEFWLDSIFFLGHVISKEGVSVDLMKVEAVVGWSRPTNVIEVRSFLELVGYYRRFVEEFFRIAMPLSRLTQKQVKFEWTDDCEQSFQELKKRLVTAPVLAIPSGTEGFTIYSDASRKGLGCVLMQNGKVIAYASRQLKSYEQNYPTHDLELAAVVFALKIWRHYLYGEHCDVFTDHKSLKYIFTQKELNLKQRRDTRFVSQFWKSLHKALGTKLDFSTAFHLQIDGQSERTIQILEDMLRACVMDLGGAWDSYLSLVEFAYNNSYQASIQMAPFEASNGRKCRSPICWDDVGERKLLGPEIVQQTVDMILVIREWLLIAQSRQKSYADNRRRELEF from the exons ATGACAGTTGCCCAGTATGCAACAAAGTTTGAAGAGATGTCCCGATATGCTCCGACTTTGATATCAGAGGATAGTGACCGAGCAAGAAAATTTGAAAATGGACTCAGGGGACGGATTCAACAAGTCACTGCTTTTGAATTGTCTAGTTATAAAGATGTGGTTAACAAAGCCCTGGTGATAGAAAAAGGGCTTGACAATGCCCAAGCTGCCAGAGAAAAGAATATGAAGAAAAAGTTTCGACCCACTGATTCTCCGAGCCAAAATAGTAGATCCTTCAAGTCGAAGGATCAGAGATGGAATCAAGTTGTCACCAGAGATAAAGGTCAAGCCCGAGGTGCCATTAGATGCTACAAATGTGGAGGACCTCATCTCAAGCGAGATTGCACTTGGGTTGGAGGGACATGTTTTTCTTGTGGACAAGAAGGGCATAAGGCTATTGTTTGTCCTAATGGAAAAGAACCGCAGAGGCGACAGGCATCACAGTCCTCTCAGAGAGCCCCTATAAACCGAGCACCTCAGGAAGGACAGCAGCAAGAGGGAGGGCAGCAGAGGCCTAGGACCCAAGGGCGGGTCTATGCACTCACGGAGCAGGATGCCAAGACTTCTAATTCAGTGGTGACAG GAATGATTAGATTATTGTCTTATGAtgtgaatattttatttgactCTGGTGCTACCCACTCCTTCATATCGGCCAATTTTGTtagaaagaataatgaaatatcACCTgtgctattagaatttgatctcTGTGTCTCAATGTCAAGTGGAGATGTTATATTAGTTAATTCAGTTTGCAAGAACTGTATTTTGGACATTAAGGATAGGAAAATGAATGCAGACTTGCCGGTCCTAGAGATGAATGATTTTGATTTGATCCTTGGAATGGACTGGTTGGTAGCATACCATGCTACTGTTGATTGTTTTGAGAAAGCGATCAAGTTTCAAATTTCTGGTCAGCCAGTGTTTGGTTTGGTGGGTAGCAAGTCACCTCATCGAATAAAGTTAATCTCCTCTCTACAGGCTAAGAAGCTTCTCGCAAAAG ATGAATTGCCAGAATTACCCCCTGATAGGAAGATTGAATTCTCCATCGACTTGATTACTGGCACTGGTCCAATTTCAAAAGCTCCATATCGAATGGCTCCAGCTGAATTGAAAGAGCTGAAGGAACAACTACAGGAGTTACTGGATAAGGGTTTTTTCAGACCTAGTGTTTCTCCTTGGGGCGTTCTTGTATTATTTGTGAAAAGTAAAGATGGTAGCCTCCGACTCTGTATAGACTACCGAGAATTAAATAGGGTGACAATACGGAATAAATACCCACTACCAAGGATTGATGACTTGTTTGATCAGCTACAAGGGGCTCAGGTTTTCTCGAAGATTGATCTTCGTTTTGGCTATCACCAATTGAAAATAAAGGCAGAGGATGTGCCCAAGACAGCTTTCAGGACCAGATATGGGCATtatgaatttttggtcatgccttttggtttgACAAATGCACCGGCTGCCTTCATGGATCTCATGAATCGGATATTTAAACCTTATCTGGATCAGTTTGTAgtagtgttcattgatgatattTTGGCGCATTCAAAGAGCTCACAGGAACATGAAGAACATCTAAGGATAGTATTGCAAACTCTTAGAGAAAAGAAGCTTTATGCTAAGCTATCAAAGTGTGAGTTCTGGTTGGATAGTATTTTCTTTCTCGGGCATGTAATCTCCAAGGAAGGTGTCTCTGTTGATCTAATGAAAGTGGAGGCAGTAGTTGGATGGAGTAGACCTACCAATGTAATTGAAGTGCGTAGCTTTTTAGAATTGGTTGGATATTACAGAAGATTTGTTGAGGAATTCTTCCGTATTGCCATGCCTCTAAGTCGCTTGACTCAGAAGCAAGTAAAGTTTGAATGGACAGATGACTGTGAACAGAGTTTCCAAGAGCTGAAAAAGCGTCTGGTGACAGCCCCAGTGCTAGCTATTCCATCTGGAACAGAAGGCTTCACCATCTACAGTGATGCATCTCGTAAAGGACTTGGGTGTGTTCTGATGCAGAATGGAAAGGTGATAGCTTATGCCTCTAGACAGTTAAAGTCATATGAACAGAATTACCCTACACATGATTTGGAGTTGGCAGCGGTGGTTTTTGCTTTGAAGATATGGAGGCAttacttgtatggagaacactgTGACGTTTTCACAGACCATAAGAGTTTGAAATATATCTTCACACAAAAGGAGTTGAATTTGAAGCAAAGAAG AGATACTAGATTTGTGTCACAATTTTGGAAGAGCCTTCATAAAGCCCTTGGTACAAAACTGGACTTCAGTACAGCTTTTCATCTACAAATTGATGGACAGTCGGAGCGCACTATTCAGATCTTGGAGGATATGTTAAGGGCTTGTGTCATGGATTTGGGTGGTGCTTGGGATAGTTATTTGTCGCTGGTTGAGTTTGCCTACAATAATAGTTATCAGGCCAGTATTCAGATGGCTCCTTTTGAGGCATCGAATGGCAGAAAATGCCGATCTCcaatttgttgggatgatgtgggagaaagaaaattattGGGTCCAGAGATAGTACAGCAAACTGTGGATATGATACTGGTGATTAGAGAATGGCTCCTTATAGCTCAGAGTAGACAAAAGAGTTATGCTGACAATAGGAGAAGAGAACTGGAGTTTTAG